In one window of Nocardioides panacisoli DNA:
- a CDS encoding TadE family protein: protein MRRTTGRAEERGASAVEFALVVPLLVTMVFGIITFGYMLSFRQAVSQAAAEGARAAAVAPATADRNARATEAINDSLSSYDVVCAGGGLTHDGSPAGTCSISAPAACTTGADGECVVVTLDYLYSAEPLLPAPLVGLILPDNLRYVTEVRVS from the coding sequence ATGCGACGTACGACCGGTCGCGCCGAGGAGCGTGGTGCGTCCGCCGTCGAGTTCGCGCTGGTCGTGCCCCTGTTGGTGACGATGGTCTTCGGCATCATCACCTTCGGCTACATGCTGAGCTTCCGGCAGGCGGTCAGCCAGGCCGCTGCCGAGGGGGCCCGGGCCGCCGCCGTGGCCCCGGCCACCGCCGATCGGAACGCGCGTGCGACCGAGGCGATCAACGACTCCTTGTCCAGCTACGACGTGGTGTGTGCCGGTGGTGGACTCACCCACGACGGGTCACCTGCCGGCACCTGCAGCATCTCCGCGCCCGCTGCCTGCACCACGGGCGCCGACGGCGAGTGCGTCGTCGTGACGCTGGACTACCTGTACTCCGCCGAGCCACTGCTGCCGGCCCCGCTGGTCGGCCTGATCCTGCCCGACAACCTCCGCTACGTCACCGAGGTGCGGGTCAGCTGA